A stretch of DNA from Trichoplusia ni isolate ovarian cell line Hi5 chromosome 9, tn1, whole genome shotgun sequence:
AACAGACAATACAGGACCCGTTTCAGTCCACTCTCGCCTTTTGCTATAGTAGCAAATTCTATACTATAACtgtagaaatacattttatatgttgTTTCAATTTACACGCAATACTCTGCGAGCTTACTTGAACTATTGGGTATATACAAAAAGAACCTTAATGTACACGTTATATCTAATAGTGCACTGCAGGTGCTACAGAATGAAAACTACTGAATTCGGGTATCTAGTCAATCCTGCACATATTTGAAAGCTAAAAAGAGTTCTAGTCGTTCTAGATCCCAATTAACTGTCGCACCACATACTCAAACCCTTGTATTACGTAATTAGAAAATTCCCTGCAATCGTGCACTAACTCAATTACAGAGTGCATGCTCTGTGCACTGTGCACAATCGTATATTGTCTTGCGAAATCTTTATGCAAGACCCGCACGACATGCTAACTCTATGGTGATTAGTGTCGCTAACTGAAATATggttatattgtaaaaaatcttACGTATACCAACtgtcttaaaagaaaaaatagatgGTTAAACATAATTGGCTGTTAAACCTCTTTGGTTAGTTTAAGGCAAGTCTTTGCACGGACGGTCACGAAGCAATGCGATGTACGGGTCAGATTTAagaatagataaattaaatgcgTAGATATTTCGAAGTATGTATGGAGTATGAACACAATTTGTGTCAAGCATAATTATGTGACATACACCGTCGAGAAAAATGCTTCCTTAGTTTTATTAAGTTGAAAGCCAGCAACAACATTAAGCAACCACAACTTACGCTCGTTTGTAGACAACTACATAAAGGAGGACTATGTAGTCCTTCTTTGCGTCGCGGAATCGGgaaaaattgtaatgttttaaatagatgCATGATTGACATGCGGAActaaggaaatatattttataatagctCTCTTAGCTGAAAGATTGATAATGTCCAAATCTAAGACCTAGcaaatatgcacacaaaatttcatgagaatcggtagagccgtttcggaggacttcaatttcgtacacacgagaaatttttattttagatttgcGTTTAACAAGCCGGGCTCCCAACTCTTCAAGAATTAATCATCTATCTCGTGAATAAGTCTAACAATGCATTTAATTGTTGCTAGGTGGACCTCAGCAGCCAGGACTGGCTTCGGCAGAGTGGTTGGGACCCCGCGCATGAGAACATCCTGCTGGTGCATGGTTATGCAGGTGGAGACGAAACTCTTCCTATCGTGGTGCTCAGGGACGGTAAgttattcattaaaatcatttaatgtaactctatctatttataatatgttttaacataatatttggaAATGCAAATTTTAGTTGTtgaacattaactatttttggaagaaagttgttcattttcatacatagaagtagtattttaaatatgaatgtgaTTTCGTATTATGTAACTGCAGTCTGATTTTGTCACGTATGGTAAATAGATCTAGTCTCACTCACTGAGCTCTCAGActatgttactttaaaattaaattgtagcAGACCTATTAGATATGaaagtgatatttaaatatggaaGTATGAAATGTTGAACTCAAATCTAACTGGTTCTTATACTTATCACATAATATGCACGACACATTAAGGTGAGAAAAAAATTATGTCAATAAAGACACCTAGtttaacaaaactttataattgGTTGGGGACGGCCAGCCCTTTCAGGTTCTATATAAGTACTATAAGTAGCTCAACGATGTTGCAAGAACAGCACTACCAGTTTAGGGTATGAATTAAAGTATAGTCCGATGTTTATTTCCGTAATACCTAAGTATCCGTTATATTTGAATGATGacctaataaaaaacaaacatgacgCAGACACCTTGGAAGGAAATAAGCAACACTCGTGTCACACACAGAAACGTTGCAAGTAGATTTGCAACACTCCTATTGAAAACTACTAAGTTAGGAACTACACACTACTTTCATACATGTGATTGAGGATGGAAACTTCCTCCCTAAACAGCTGTCACTTTCAACTCTTTGAAACAATGGTATGGTAAACCGCAACTGCCAGAGGTGCGACCATCAATTACCATGATTAGATTCTCCTGGAACATCGCCAGAGGTGAAAGTGTTAGCTTGTTCACCGCGGTGGCTTACCACGTTACTGCAGGAACAGTGATGTGCGCACGCGCCGCATAACAATGCGAACTCGCCAGCTCCCACGGCTTTCTCTGATGCAGTTTACAGTTCAATAACCTAATCAATTGACTCGTAAAATCTGAATTAGTTtagtgattttattatttattactcaatAAATCACTTGAAGTGGATTTACGTtagttaaaaagaaacattttgtaGCATTTATGCAGTGAGAAATGAAACGGCAAACAGGATTCTAACGCGCAGCTCTTGTCTTAGCAGTCACTTTACGAAATAAGCTAcctatttatctatattattagcTTGTAAGCTTTCGTGCGGAGGATTCGAGATTTACGTAAGGCAGATAACGTTTTtctgacgcgtatttatcgggattgcccggatagtttcggaaccaactggagtccttaaccaTAAGCTGCGACTTGCTAAGCCGCACCGCCGCCGCTGCTAGTCTAATCCGTAGGTGCCATTTTGAACAGGAACAGATATCTACTCATTTTGATGTTGAGCGACACCTTTCATTGAACAGTAAGCATATTACACTAATGAATTCTCTTTCATGTTTCTCCAGCGTACCTCCGCCGCGGCGGTTACAACGTGTTCATGCTAGACTGGGGTGCTCTCTGCCAGCCGCCCTGCTACGTGGCAGCGGTGCACAACCTGCGGCCGGTGGCGCGCTGTGTGGCCGAAGCCCTGTCAGTACTGCGCCGCGCCGGCCTCCGGACTGACAACCTTACCTGTGTGGGACACTCGCTAGGAGCTCACTTATGTGGAATTATTGCTAACTTTTTGACGTTTAGGCTTAACAGGATTATAGGTATGTTCCAAAtataagctttaaaaaaattacattgttGTATTGAAAAGCTAGGTCTAACACAAATGTCGTCCTTCTTGTCGTCTTTccttgtctcgggtctgggtgtttgtggtaccctcgttgtatctgaattccataacacgagtGCTCTAGCAagcttactttgggttcagaacaatgtatgtgatgtaaagtgatgttgtccgcatttctttaaaaaaaaaacctgtttattTCAGTTCTGTCCACTTCTACTTTCTGtctctttttgtttttgagtttaAAGCAGCTCAAAAGGgttaatttagatttagatttacTCTTCGAATTACCGTTTAAGTTTATATTCCTCTCTGTCCAGGCTTGGACCCCGCCCGTCCTCTGATCCGTTCCGCGCCGGCGCTCCGGCTGGACCCGGGCGACGCGCGCGCCGTGCACGTGCTGCACACTAACGCGGGCCGCTACGGGGAGGCCGCGCGGCTCGGACATGCCGACTTCTGCCTTAATGGGGGACGAAGCCAGCCTTACTGTGAAGATACGCCTAGTGAGTACTGATTCTATTTATAGTCAAAACTTAAGAGACTAATTCCTTTTTGAATCTGTGGTTTCACAGAACATTTTTCACATGAAATTTTGGTGTTTAAGTAggtaatctaatatataaaattcccgtgtcacgatgttagttaccgtactcctccgaaacggttcgaccgattcttatgaaattttgtatacatattggttaggactgagaataaaacaacatctatttttcataagtgacaaaggttgcccacactaaaatttatttttttattttttggacgaaattttttgttttttcttttttttataatgaagcattaaaaatacatatatacaactagaaaaaaaaatattcggcaaaacaacgtttgctgggtcagctagtatttctataaaaaaagtaGTTCATAATATAAAATCCTACCAGAAACTCTCCTGAGTAGGTACTTTGCCAAGaggtaaaagctataagatctcAAGAGGAGCCTAGATTTTTACTCTGCACACCTACTTCTATTAGGCTACCAGATCTAACTCACCACaagcaaaaatatgtaaaccCTTAACCAGAAAACCTGCTATCGTGCCCCAAATATTAAACCGTCTATGGCTATTATATAAACCCTGCAGAATTTGTTTTAGGTATTAGAAAAGACCTTCCATCGTCTTAAATCTTCTTTTCTTAAACCTTCCATTATGTCCTCCAGATGAAGCGCTATGCAGCCACATCTGGTCGATCTGCTACCAGGCGGAGAGCCTGTTCCGCGCGCGGGCCGCGGCGCCGTGCGGGCGGCGCTGCTCCGTGCGCGTGCCGCCCGCGCGCGCCTCTGCGCTGCCCGTGCCCATAGGCCAGCCCGCGCCTATGACGTAAGAAAACTGCTGATATAATTACCCTCAATGTGAAAATATGTGTCACTCTTTTGAAGTTCTTTGGATCAGTAGGTTAGTTAGACCCCAGGATGTTCTGCCATTCACCCGCGATGTGAAATTAGGTGCAAACATAAAAACAGTAGTTTTGATGTTACTTGGCTCAGTTACAACCCAGCGAGTTATAGCTGTGCACGAGTATCTATAAAAGAAATAGCTGCAATTCCCGCCTTACACTTTCAATATTTCCTAATAGTTTCCTGTAGAGATATGCAGaaacaactaaatattttttttgtatggcgTTAGCGTGTCTGTGGGATTGGAAAGCTGACAACCCCAAAACGCGCCTATCCTTTAGACCACATTCTTTGTCCacgaattttaatgtttatgttttaccTAGTATCCTAGAAAATCCatgtattttatcaataaacctataaaaaataatcaactatCATTCTTGCTTTCCACAGTGCATCAGGCGCGTATTGCCTTGAAGACTTCGCCACCCCATTCTGTCCTCACACGTCAGGCCTGCAGGAGGGGGACTCGCGTTGCTGTCTG
This window harbors:
- the LOC113497761 gene encoding phospholipase A1-like, which translates into the protein MGRTSRLARLAYLTILLQGVFAQRHPIKEALLLHNENFMNATFEDCLWKRDKEVCPDPDVNLHLYTQADPVKNVVDLSSQDWLRQSGWDPAHENILLVHGYAGGDETLPIVVLRDAYLRRGGYNVFMLDWGALCQPPCYVAAVHNLRPVARCVAEALSVLRRAGLRTDNLTCVGHSLGAHLCGIIANFLTFRLNRIIGLDPARPLIRSAPALRLDPGDARAVHVLHTNAGRYGEAARLGHADFCLNGGRSQPYCEDTPNEALCSHIWSICYQAESLFRARAAAPCGRRCSVRVPPARASALPVPIGQPAPMTASGAYCLEDFATPFCPHTSGLQEGDSRCCLDELYAAAATANSVTPQRKRPRPVRLRGPRYSHNDTENYNIV